The genomic DNA CACACGCACTTCATGATGGAGAAGAGGTTATTTtgctacaatatatatatatatatatatatatagaaaggtTGACGCCTGATCATATCATTAATGCGATCCAGGAGAGAAACATGAACTTGATAATCTCACATTTTCTTGGAAGAAACTGTCTGTCTCCTGTTGTCACCTAACATACTGTTCTTTTGGTGAACTAATTCAAATCAGAAAATTCATACAAAATGTTGAGGACCCATAATGTGGCTGAACgatatatttttctttgattcaaagCATTCCCAGGTTGAGAGCAAAATGGTCGTGCATCATTCAATCCCAAACTAGGATGCATTGCAGTTCATAGCTCATATCAGAATTCATTAAGGATGTCCACATTTGAATGATCAACACATGTTTATATGTTACACAATAACTACCTGTTTTTAAGGTTTCTACAAGTAATAATGTAATACCCATCACCCTATTTTCCCCATCGATAGAGATGGGCAGCCCGCTAGTTAGCTCGAGCACATGAAGATGCCTAACAACCAACAAGGAATCTCCAGTATGTCTGAAAATTCTATATATCTACAGCATCCACTGGAAGAGAAGTAGCCCTGTGAAGTGAGTTTGGGAGCAAGGCCCTTGTGTAGAAACTCTTGGCAGTGACATTTTGCTCTGAGCCACTACTTTCATAAGCGGAACCACAGTCAAGAGCCTTTTGGTTTGCACAGTTCTTTGCGACATCAACAGGAAAATATGAAGAGAAATGCTTCTCAGAGGTACACGACTTCTGCAGAGCTTCATCGCTTGCTTCCTTCAAGGGGGTTGAGATGGATGACAACGAAAGTCCTCTGtcgttcttttctttttctttatcaaaATTGGGAGTTGAAGATTTTGAGGCGACTCCTAATTGTTGGTCTCTAACTTCTCTCAACTGCATTTGGTACTTGGCCTTGAGCCACCTCAGTTCCTGCCTTATCTCATTCTCGCAGTCCTTTGCATAGCCACTAGCTGCTGAATGATCCTCCAATAGGGATCTGGTTGTGCTCCCACTGTCCACAGGTATACCTTTTGCATCTGTTTTAGGTTGCTCATCGTCGTATTTAGGTCCATCATGCTGTCCCCAGATATCAGTATACTGCATTCCTTTGGATTGACTTGATGCTGCTGATTCACCTTCTGAAACATATTGTTTAGACCCTTTGAACTGGTACATGATCTCTTCGAAGCGGCCATGGACAGCTGCACATCCGCGTTGAGAACACTGAAGAACCTGCAGGTTCTTGGTGCCAGGACCGTTTGGAGATATGTAGTCAATAAGTGAGCCATTCAGAGCACAATTTTGACAGTAGGTAGTATTTGTGCAACTGGGAGATTCTTCCCCACATACTTCCCTCTTCCACTCTGGTACAAGTGAAGCAATCTCATCATCTATCATATCTGCTATTGCGTTGACATCTTGGTCAGTAATATCCAGCTCGGCCACCATTTCAATAGCAACGCTAAGTGCAGTGTCAATCTCAATGTCGAAATGGAAGTATATATTTCGAATCCGGCCTGCAAATAGATTAGGAAGTGAAACTAAGGACAATTGAACTgattaaaagagagagagtgccATGAAGAAACCTTCTTTATCTGCAATTCTGAGCCTCAAAAATATGCCATCATCTTCCCTTCTCCTCCCATTGATGGTAATATTAAGATTGGCCAAGTGCTTATCATATTGACCCGAGAACAGATCATTTGGCTCACATTCAGCTGGAAGGTGATTCGAATTATGCGAAGGTTCATAGCCATTGATCAAAGAGTTGCTGCCGTTGTGATTTCGTAAGAGAGGTTGTCTCAGAGGAGGGCCTACAAGTTCAAAATCTCTGCAATACCCTATCGGCCTCAAATCACACCCATAATCATCGATTTGGAGAAAAGGATCGTTCAGAAGCAGGTTAGCAGGTAGCCTAAGTGACGCTGTCACCAAGcatttctcaacaaattttCGTACCTCAGGGTCCCCAACTTTGTACAAGGCATCTGGTTTTTTCCCCTGTCCACAAAATGTATCAAGTTAATGGACAGATAACCAAATGTCAGAAGGCAAAAATTGAGAGTTCTGAGGCACTACAGATATAACTTTCTTGTAGATCTGAGCGGGGTGATTGCATTCACTGTATGGATATTCAAAGGTCACCATTTCCAAGATGCACATCCCAAATGAATATATGTCAACTAACTCATTG from Diospyros lotus cultivar Yz01 chromosome 4, ASM1463336v1, whole genome shotgun sequence includes the following:
- the LOC127800637 gene encoding probable serine/threonine-protein kinase WNK9 isoform X2, encoding MNGVSAREPDYSEFVEVDPTGRYGRYNEILGKGASKTVYRAFDEYEGIEVAWNQVKLYDFQQRPEDLERLYCEIHLLKTLKHDNIMRLYTSWIDTSNRNINFVTEMFTSGTLRQYRLKHKRVNIRALKYWCRQILKGLLYLHSHEPPVIHRDLKCDNIFINGHQGEVKIGDLGLAAILHKSHAVHCVGTPEFMAPEVYAEEYNELVDIYSFGMCILEMVTFEYPYSECNHPAQIYKKGKKPDALYKVGDPEVRKFVEKCLVTASLRLPANLLLNDPFLQIDDYGCDLRPIGYCRDFELVGPPLRQPLLRNHNGSNSLINGYEPSHNSNHLPAECEPNDLFSGQYDKHLANLNITINGRRREDDGIFLRLRIADKEGRIRNIYFHFDIEIDTALSVAIEMVAELDITDQDVNAIADMIDDEIASLVPEWKREVCGEESPSCTNTTYCQNCALNGSLIDYISPNGPGTKNLQVLQCSQRGCAAVHGRFEEIMYQFKGSKQYVSEGESAASSQSKGMQYTDIWGQHDGPKYDDEQPKTDAKGIPVDSGSTTRSLLEDHSAASGYAKDCENEIRQELRWLKAKYQMQLREVRDQQLGVASKSSTPNFDKEKEKNDRGLSLSSISTPLKEASDEALQKSCTSEKHFSSYFPVDVAKNCANQKALDCGSAYESSGSEQNVTAKSFYTRALLPNSLHRATSLPVDAVDI
- the LOC127800637 gene encoding probable serine/threonine-protein kinase WNK9 isoform X1, which encodes MNGVSAREPDYSEFVEVDPTGRYGRYNEILGKGASKTVYRAFDEYEGIEVAWNQVKLYDFQQRPEDLERLYCEIHLLKTLKHDNIMRLYTSWIDTSNRNINFVTEMFTSGTLRQYRLKHKRVNIRALKYWCRQILKGLLYLHSHEPPVIHRDLKCDNIFINGHQGEVKIGDLGLAAILHKSHAVHCVGTPEFMAPEVYAEEYNELVDIYSFGMCILEMVTFEYPYSECNHPAQIYKKVISGKKPDALYKVGDPEVRKFVEKCLVTASLRLPANLLLNDPFLQIDDYGCDLRPIGYCRDFELVGPPLRQPLLRNHNGSNSLINGYEPSHNSNHLPAECEPNDLFSGQYDKHLANLNITINGRRREDDGIFLRLRIADKEGRIRNIYFHFDIEIDTALSVAIEMVAELDITDQDVNAIADMIDDEIASLVPEWKREVCGEESPSCTNTTYCQNCALNGSLIDYISPNGPGTKNLQVLQCSQRGCAAVHGRFEEIMYQFKGSKQYVSEGESAASSQSKGMQYTDIWGQHDGPKYDDEQPKTDAKGIPVDSGSTTRSLLEDHSAASGYAKDCENEIRQELRWLKAKYQMQLREVRDQQLGVASKSSTPNFDKEKEKNDRGLSLSSISTPLKEASDEALQKSCTSEKHFSSYFPVDVAKNCANQKALDCGSAYESSGSEQNVTAKSFYTRALLPNSLHRATSLPVDAVDI